TGAAGAAGCGAATTCCCCCATCACCGTTCCCTCCGGCCTGCTACCTGCGGACGGCCGCTTCGGCTGTGGACCGTCCAAGGTGCGACCGGCCGCCGTGGCAGCTCTCGCCGACACCGGAACCCGGCTGCTCGGCACCTCGCACCGGCAGGCGCCGATCAAGTGGCTGGTCAAGCAGGTCAAGGAAGGCGTCCAGGAGCTCTTCGGCCTGCCCGACGACTACCAGGTGGTCCTCGGCAACGGCGGTTCCACCGCGTTCTGGGACATCGCGGCGTTCAGCCTGGTCAGGAACCGCTCGCAGCACTGCGTCTTCGGCGAGTTCTCCAGCAAGTTCGCGGCGGCGACCAAGGCCGCGCCGTGGCTGGAGGAGCCCGAGCTGGTGCAGTCCGACCCCGGCACCCACCCGACCCCGCACGCGACCGGCGACGTGGACGTCTACGCGCTGACCCACAACGAGACGTCGACCGGCGTCGCGATGCCGGTAATGCGCATCCCTGGCGCGAACGACGACTCGCTGATCGTGGTCGACGCCACCAGCGGCGCCGGCGGCCTCGTGGTCGACCCGAGCGAGTTCGACGTCTACTACTTCGCCCCGCAGAAGTGCTTCGCCTCCGACGGCGGGCTGTGGATCGCGGCGATGTCGCCGGCCGCGCTCGAGCGGGTGCAGGAGGTGAAGGCGTCCGGCAGGTACATCCCGACGTTCCTCGACCTCGCCACCGCCGTGGACAACTCGGCGAAGGACCAGACGTACAACACCCCGGCGGTCGCCACCCTGTTCCTGCTCGCCGACCAGCTCGGCTGGCTCAACGAGCACGGCGGGCTCACCTGGGCAACGGAGCGCAGCGCGCGCTCGGCGGCCCACCTGTACAGCTGGGCGGAGAAGACCCCGGTCGCCGAGCCGTTCGTGAGCAACCCGGCGCAGCGGTCCAACGTCGTCGGCACGATCGACTTCATCGAGGGCGTGAACACCAAGATGCTGGCCGCCACCCTGCGGGCCAACGGCATCGTGGACACCGAGCCGTACCGCAAGCTGGGCCGCAACCAGCTGCGCATCGGCATGTTCCCCGCCATCGACCCGGCCGACGTAGAGGCCCTCACCACCTCCATCGACTACATCCTCGACCGCCTCTGACACCCGGCCGCCCGCCCCCGCGTGGCAGGTGACCGGCCGGCGACCCAAGGCCGGATGGCCGTCTTCGGGCGCCCCGCCGTGGGGCGGGTTGGCCGGACTCGTCGACCCGTGCCGCCCGACGCAGGATGGCTAGCCACAGGCTGGCCGGGCCGAAGGCAGCTGTAGGGCGTGGTCGGCCGTAGTCAGGTGGGGCCGAAGACCCGGCCCGACTCGTTGACCTGGGCTGCCCGGCGCAGGGCGGCTAGCAGCAGGTCGCCGGCGACCGTGCCGACGATGGCTGTCTCCACGGCCGCGTCGACGTCGGTCTGTTGGGCGACCAGGGCCAGGTCTTCCTTCGCCACCACCTCGGCCGCCTCGGCGTAGCGGTCGACGTTGGCGAGCAGGCCCTCCCCGACGGCGCCGCTGAGGCCGGCCACCACCTCCACCAGGTTGGCGTACGCGGGATGGTCGACGTTGATCCGCCAGCCGCGCCGCTCGACCAGCCCGTCGACGACCTCGGTGGCGGCGCTGCGTGCCTCTTCGTCTGCCGTCGCCTTGACCGGTGTGATGCTCCCGACCGCCCGGCCGAGCCGCTGGTTGAGCGTCGGCCCCGGCTGCTCCAGGTAGGCGAGCACGTCCCGCGTCGTCGCGATGGACAACCCACCGACCTCGACCAACGCACGCACCAGCCGCAGCCGGCTCTCGTGGCGCTCGTCGTACTGCGCCTGGTTGGGACTGGTGCGCTCGCCGCGCGGGAGCAGCCCCTCGCGCAGGTAGTACTTGATCGTCGGGATGGGAACTCCGGTCCGCCCGCTCAGCTCGGCTATCCGCACCGACCGCGCCTCCTTCGTCTCCGAATTACCTCTTGCACAATCGCGAGCAACTGTGGATAGTATAACTATCCGTTATAGATAGCTTCACTGTCCATAAGAGTCGGGCGTGTCCGCTTCAATCTCCATGGTTCGCCGCGTGGTGCGCTGGCACCGTCCCCTGATGGCCGTGTCCGGCGCGTCGCTGTTGGTCTCGTGGTGTGCGTCGTCGGACTCGCCGTCGACGACCGGGTGCTCGTCGGTGCGCCCATCTGGCTGAAGCCGGCGAAGTTCGCCGTCTCGATCGCCTGCTACGGCCTCACGTTGGCGTGGCTGCTCTCGCGGCTACACCGCTGGCGCCGGCTCGGCTGGTGGCTCGGCTCGGCGGGCTGCTCGCCGACGAGCTCGCCGCCATCGTGCTGCAGGTGGTGCGGGGACGACAGAGCCACTTCAACTACGTGACGCCGTTCGACACAGCCGTCTTCCAGACCATGGCGGCGATGATCGTCACGCTGTGGGTGGCGAACCTCGTCGCGGGCGTGCTGTTCCTCCGACAGCCGCTCAGCGCGCGGTCGACCAGCTGGGCGATCCGCACCGGCACGCTGATCTCGCTCGCGGGCATGGCGGTCGCGTTCTTCATGCCTCGGCCGACGCCCGACCAGATGGCCAGGCTCGAAGCGGGCCGGCAGGCGGGGGTCATCGGTGCGCACACCGTGGGCGCGCGGGACGACGGGCCAGGTCTGCCGATCACCGGCTGGAGCACGGTCGCCGGCGGCCTGCAGGTGCTCGTACTGCTCGCGATGCTGCTCACCGCACTCGCCGGCCGCTACGCGCTGCTGCGCTGTGAGGCGGTGCGGAGCCGGCTCGTGCTGCTCGCCGCGGGCGGCTATGCCGGGGCGCTCGCCCTGGTGACCTGGCAGGCGCTGCGCGGCCAGTCGGTCGTGCAGCCGGACACCCTGACCGTGGCCCTCGCCGCCGTGCTCGCCATCGTCACCGCGGCCGGCCTCGCGCTGGTGCTCGCCGCTGCCCGCCGGCGCGTTGCGGTGACGCAGTCCGCGACCGTCACCGGCGTGGTCGGGTGAGCGGATACGGTGGGCGGATGCGCGTACTGGTCACCGGCGGTGCCGGGTACATCGGCAGCCACACGACCCTCGCCCTGCTCGAGGCCGGCCACGACGTGATGATCGTGGACAACCTCACCAACTCGTACGAGGAGGCGGTGCGGCGCGTCAGCGAGCTGGCGGGGCGGGAGCCTGAGCTGCACCTCGTCGACCTGCTCGACGAGGGTGCGCTCGACGACCTGTTCGCGCGGATGGAGCTCGACGCCGTCGTACACATCGCCGGCCTGAAGGCCGTGGGCGAGTCGGTCGCCGACCCGCTGCGCTACTACTCCACCAACATCGGTGGCACGCTGGCGCTGCTGCGGGTGATGCAGCGGCACGACGTGTTCCGGCTGGTGTTCAGCTCGTCCGCCACCGTCTACGGGCTGCACGGCGAGGCCGAGGACATGCCGCTGCACGAGGACCTGCAGCTCGGCGCCGTCAACCCGTACGGCCAGACGAAGGTGCACATCGAGCAGATCCTCACCGACGTGGCGGCCGCCGACGCCCGGTGGCGGCTGGCGTTGCTGCGGTACTTCAACCCGGTGGGCGCGCACCCGTCCGGCCGCATCGGCGAGGACCCGCAGGGCGTGCCGGCGAACCTGCTGCCGTTCACCGCCCAGGTGGCCATCGGCCGTCGCGACAAGCTGGTCGTCTTCGGCGACGACTACCCGACCCCGGACGGCACCGGGGTGCGCGATTACATCCACGTGCTGGACCTCGCCGAGGGCCACCTCGCCGCGCTCGAGCACCTGGACGAGTTCCCTGGGGCGAACGCCTGGAACCTCGGCACCGGCACCGGCTCGTCCGTCCTCGAGGTGCTGCACGCCTTCGAACGCGCCGTGGGACACCAGCTGCCCTCGGTCGTCGCGGACCGCCGTCCCGGCGACGCCGCCGTGTCGTACTGCGACCCGAGCAAGGCGCAGCGCGACCTGGGCTGGCGGGCCAGCCGAGCACTCGACGAGATGTGCGCCGACCACTGGCGCTGGCAACAGCAGAACCCGTACGGCTACCGCGACCCGGCCTGACCGACCGCGTCACTCCTGCAGCCAGAACGGCTCCCCGCCGCCCGACTTACGGCGCCGACGGCCACCAGGCGGCTTGGCCGCCCGCCGCCCGCCGCCCTCGGCGGCCCGCCTGGTACCCGGCGGAGGCGGCAGCGCCGACCCGCCGTTGCCCTGTCCCGGCGCGGCCGGCGGCGCACCGTCGGGCGGCGGCGCATCGTTGCCGAACCCACCACCAGGCGGAGGCGGGCCGTTGGCTCCCGGGCCGCCCAGCGGCGGAGGCGCGCCGTTACCGAACCCACCACCAGGCGGGGGTGGCGGTGCACCGTTGTCGAACGCGCCACCCGGTGGAGGCGGCGGCGCACCGTTGGCGCCCGGGCCGGATGGTGGCGCGGTCTCGCCCGGTGGGCCGTGGCCGGGTGCGTGCCGGGGACCGGACGGCGTTCGGGACTCGGACAGGCCGTTGCCGTACCTGTCCCCCGGCGGGGACGGTGCGCCGTTGCCGAAGGCAGCTCCCGGCGGTGGCGGTAGCGGGGCACCGTCCGCGTGCCTGGGGATCGAGTGGCGGGCACCGGGCCGGTCGTCCGGCGCTTCCGGCATGCCGGGGCCGTTCGCGTGGCGCGCGCCCGGTGGCGGCGGCGGAACCTGGCCCGCCCCCGGCGGCGGTGCCTGCTGCGACAGCGGCGGGATGGTGGGCGGTGCACCCGGCCCGACGGGGACGGCCGCGTCGCGACCTCGGCGGCCAGGCACCGGCCAGCCGTCGGCGTCGACCGGTTCGGCGGTCGTGCCGTAGTCAGGCGCCGGATACGGCTCGTCGCGCTCGTACTTGCGCTCGCGCCGGCCGCCGGGCTCGCCGCCCGCAGGCCGCTGCCGGCGCCGGAGGAAGAACGCGGCCGCGGCCGCAAGCAACGCGATGACGATCGGCGTGGCGATGAACAACACGTCGGAGAGCGCGATGCCGCTCTCGTCGTCCTCGCTGGCTTCCGGCTTGCTCGACTGCTTCGCCTTCGGCTTCTTCCCTGCGGCGAGCGCCTCGTCCACGTTCAGGCTGAGCACCTCGCTGCGCTTGCCCTCCGAGCTCAGCAGCAGGTCATTGCCGTCGGCGGTGTACGTGATGCCCTCGCCCTGCTGCTGCTTCGGCAGCGGGAACGAGCCCAGCTGCTTCCCGGTCGTCGAGTAGACGTAGCCGGTGTCGTAGCTGCGCAGCACGAACTGCTTGCCGTCCGGCCGGAACGCGCCGTCGGTGATCATCGGCGGCAGCTTGCCGTCCAGCTTGGTCAGCTCGTTCGCCCCGGGGACCAGGTCGTCGGCGCGGTAGAGCCGCCCGTTGGGGCCCTTGGTGACCACGTACGGGATGTTGGTCTTCGGGTTGACCAGCAGCGCCTCGGCGTCGTGCGCGCCGTCGGGATAGGTGACCTCGTACGCCGCGGAGACCGGGAAGTAGCCGGTCTGGACCGGCTGCGGGAGCTTGTACCGGTAGAGCATGAGGCTGTCCCTCACGCTCTCGTTGTCCCCGATGTCACCGACCCAGAGGTTGCGCCCGCGCCCGGCGGCGAGGGCCTCCCAGTTGACGTTCTGCGCGCCCTCGAGCCGCATGGTCGCGTCCGAGCGGCCGGTCTCCGGGTTGATGCCGAAGACCCGCGTCGGCGCGTGGTCGTTGACGGTGAAGACGTACTCGGGCTCCTTCGGCGAGACCGCGAGCCCGCTGGACGCGTCGATCCGGGTGTCGGTGAAGCGGAACGCGACGTCCTTCTTCGGCGCGGCGGCGGCCTGCTGGTCGGTGACCAGGCCGGGCGCCACCGCCGTGGCGGCCAGCGCGACCGCCGCCACAGCCCGCGTCAGGTAGCCGGTTGCGCTCAACACCGGCTCCGCGGTAGCTGCCAGTGCGGCTGGAACAGGTAGTTGCGACAGCCGTCTCGCACGTTGGACACGCGACGCCACTCCCCTCTGGACCACGCCGAGACGTGGTAACCACGTTCGGTGAACCAGCCGACAACGTCCTTCGCACAGTGACCGTACCTCTGCGCGTGCCGGTTCTCGACCTCGAGGAGGACACTCGGCTGGAATGTCCGAATAATCCTTTCGGCGCCGCGGGCCAGTGCCAGCTCGGCACCCTCCACGTCCGCCTTCACGAAGTCGACGCGCCCGAGCCGCGCGCGTGCGGCCAGGTCGTCCAGCGTACTCACCGGGATCTCGTGCTCGACGTGCGCCGCGAACTCGGCGTTCGAGCCGAGGCCGCGGGCGCCGGTCGCGACGAACGACCTGCCGGTGACCGGCCGGCCCCTACGCAGCGGCACCCGCACCCGCGCGGTGTGCGCGTGGTCCGCGACGGCGACCGCGCAGCGATGCACGTTCGCACCCGCCCGCAGCCGCAGCCAGCCGTCGTAGCGCGCGTAGTAACCAGGCAGCGGCTCCACGCTGAGGACGACCCCGGCGGGCCCGACCAGCTGGGACAGCACGGAGGTGTAGACGCCCAGCCCGGCTCCGACGTCGATGACCGTGTCACCGCGGCCGACCAGCCGGCGGAGCCCACGCACCTCCGGCTCGACCCACGGGGTACCCGCGGCCAGCGTGTGCAGGAGGCGGGCAGTCAACATCCCGCGCGGACCGGACCTCACGTCATCCCATCCTGCCTTACCGGCCAGGCGGCGCGGTACGCCCGGGTACGTTGCACCGTCAGCGGAGTAGCGCGTTGAGCACGACGAGTACCACGAGCACCGCGAGCACCAGCGGCAGCAGCCAGCGCGTGGTCCTGGGGTTCACCTTCGCAGGCTACCCACCGGCCAGCGGCCAGGCGGCGACGGTCTCGTACCGCGGCTGCGGCCCGAGGTGGCTGCGTACGAGCGCGACCTCGGTCGCCCGCCAGTCGGGTCCCCGGTAGTCCTCGAGCTGCGCCACCTGTGCCCGTACGTCACACGGCTGCTTCTTCGCCCGGCCGACGGTGAGGTGCGGGCGGTAGGTGCGCTCGTCCATGGCCAGCCCGACGCGGCGGCCGGCCGCCCCGAGCGAACCGGCCAACCTGACAAGCGGCTGCCGGTCGCCGGTCACCGCCAGCCAGAACACGCTCGCCCTGGCCCGGCGCGGGAACGCACCCGCGCCTGCGAACGCCAGCGTCAGCGCCGGGTGCCGGCTGCACGCGCGTGCCAGCCGCGCCTGCAGCCGCTGCGCGACGACGTCGGTCACCTCGCCGTAGAACGCCAGCGTCAGGTGCATCCTGGCGGCCGACTCCCACCGCAGCTCGGGCAGCTGTCGGCGGGCCTCGGCCAGCGCCTCGTCGACCTCGGCGAGCACCTCGGCCGGTGGCACCAGCGCGGCGAACAGCCTCATTCCGCCTGGCGGGAGGACGCCAGCGCCGGCTGACCGGCCGTGCGTACGTCGATGTCGGTCACGGTCACGACCGCATCCTCCTCCCGCGTGCGCTCCACGTCCCAGTGTGGCAACGGCCGCACCCGGGGACGTATCCGCATGCCCTGCTTCCGCGCGAGCACCGCGGTGACCACGACCGTCGCGACGACGCAGATGATCCCGCCGCTGATCAGACCCCACTGGGCACCGAGCAGGCCGGCGATCCAGCCGACAAGCGGCGCCCCGATCGGCGTGCCACCCATGAAGACCAGCATGTACAGCGACATCACCCGGCCGCGCATCGACGGCCGTGTCTGCATCTGGACGTACGCGTTCGCCGTAGTGGCCATGCTGATGGCGAACACCCCGATCGGCACCAGGATCGCCATGAACGTCTCGTACGTCGGCAGCAGCCCGGCGACGATCTCCAGCACGCCGAACAACACCGCGGCCTGCACGAAGAACCGCGCCCGCGGCCGCGCACGGCGAGCGGCGAGCAGCGCACCGGTCAGCGAGCCCACCGCCATCGCCGTGGCCAGCAGCCCGAACGCGCCCGCGCCACGGCCGAAGACCTCCTTGGTCATCAGCGCCATGGTGATCTGGAAGTTGAACCCGAACGTCCCGACCACACCGACGATGATGATCGGCAGTAACAGCTCGGGCCGCTCACGTACGTACCGCAGCCCCTCCCTGAGCTGGCCCGGCTCCCTGGACACCCGGTCCGGCAGCCGCAGCTCGTCGGCGCGCATCAGCCGCAGCCCGACGACCACCGCGGCGTACGAGGCCGCGTTGATGAGGAAGACCGGCCCGGTGCCGACCAGGCTGATCAGCACGCCGGCAACCGCGGGGCCGACGATGCGCGCGGTGTTGAACGACGCGCTGTTCAGCGCGACCGCGTTGCTGACCTCCTGCTGCCCGACCATCTCGACCACGAACGCCTGCCTGGTCGGGTTGTCGACGGCCGTCACGATGCCGAACGTCAACGCCAGCGCGTACACGTGCCAGACCTCGACGACGCCGGTGAGGTTGAGCAACCCCAGCGTCACCCCGACGACGGCGAACGCGATCTGCGTGGCGACCAACAGCTTGCGCTTGTCGAGCCGGTCGGCGAGCACGCCACCCCAGAGACCGAACAGCAGCAACGGCAGGAACTGCAGACCCGTGGTGACACCGAGCGCCACACCGCTGTTGCCGGAGAGGTGGAGCACCAACCAGTCCTGTGCGATGCGCTGCATCCAGGTGCCGACGTTCGAGACGATGGCACCCGACCAGTAGAGCCGGTAGTTCCTTACCCGTAGTGACCGGAAGGTGTTCGGAAGCCTCATGCTGGGGCTAGTTTCTCCAATCCAACGGACGGCGGTACGTCCTCATGCGGTGGCGAGCTTCTCCAGTACGGGGACGGCGGCGCGTAGTGCGTCGCGTTCGGCAGGAGTGAGCTCTTTCAGGCGTTGTGCGAGCCAGGCGTCGCGTCGCTTGCGGTCCTCCTTGATCAGCCGGCGCCCCTGGACCGTCGGCGCGAACAACGCCTGCCGGCGGTCGGTCGGGTGCGCCGTGCGTTCGACCAGCGCCCGCTGCTCGAGCTGCGCGACGATGCGGGTCATCGACGGCGGCTTCACCCGTTCGCGCCTGGCCAGCTCGTTCAGGGCCAGCGGCCCGTGCTGCTCGAGTGTCGCCAGTGCCGCCACCTGTGTGGCCGGCAGTGCGTCGAGCTCGGCGGCCCGCTGCGCACGCAGCCGGCGCGACAACCGCATCACGGAGATACGCAACGTGCTCGACAGCGCAGCGTTCGTCCGCACTGCGGACCTGAGGGAATCGTTTACGACGCGCACATGTACGCATCTTACTCGTTAGCAAAGCTAACGTAAAGGGCAGTAGGCCCTACGGGGCATTACACCTCTGGAGCCGCTCAGCCGAGGCCGAGCAGCTTCTCGATCGGTGCGATGGCGAAGTACAGCGCGAACAGAGCCCCGACGACCCACATCAACGGGTGGATCTCCCTGGCCCGCCGCTGCGCGACCCTGATCACCACGTAGCTGACGAACCCGGCCCCGATGCCGTTGGCGATCGAGTACGTGAACGGCATCACCACGATGGTGAGGAAGGCCGGGATGGCGACCCCGGAGTCCTTCCAGTCGATGCCGGTGACCTGGGTCATCATCAGGAACCCGACGACGACGAGGGCGGGCGCGGCGGCCTGCGAGGGGATGACCTCCACCAGCGGAGCGAGGAAGATGGCGAGCAGGAAGAGCAGCCCGGTGACGATGCTCGCCAGCCCGGTACGTGCACCCTCACCGACGCCCGCGGTCGACTCCACGTAGGTCGTGTTCGACGAGACCGACGACGCGCCGCCCGCGATGGCGGCGATCGAGTCGACGAACAGCACCCGACCGATGCCGGGCAGCCGGCCGTGCTCGTCGAGCAGGTTCGCCTCCGCGCCTACCCCGACGACGGTGCCCATGGTGTCGAAGAAGTCGGAGAGCATCAGCGAGAAGATGAGCAGGATCACGGCGAGCACGCTGATCCTGGTGAACGACCCGAACAGGCTCACGTCGCCGATCAGGCTCAGATCGGGCAGCCGGAACGGGTCCGTGGGGACGGCGGGCACCGCGTTGCTCCAACCGCCTGGCTCCTCCGGCGCGACTCCGATGTCGAAGATCGCCTGCACGACGAACGCGAGGACCGTGGCGGCGACGATGGCGATCAGGATCGCGCCGCGCGTCTTGCGGGCGACGAGCACGGCCATCAGCAGCACGCCGAAGACGAAGACGACGATCGGCCATCCCGTCAGCTGGCCGACGACGCCGAGCTGGAGCGGCACGGTGCCCTGTTCCGGGCGGGAGACGAACCCGGCGTCGACGAAGCCGATCAGTGCGATGAACAACCCGATGCCGACGCTGATGGCGGTCTTCAGCTGTCTGGGGATCGCGTTGAACACGGCGGTGCGGAACCCGGTGACTACGAGGATGGTGACAAGCACCCCCTCGATGACGACCAGCCCCATCACCTCGGGCCAGCTCAACGTCTTGCTGATGACCAGCCCCGCGACGAAGCCGTTGATGCCGAGGCCGGCGGCGAGCGCGAGCGGGTACCGTCCGACGACGCCCATCAGGATGGTCAGCACACCGGCGACGAGCGCGGTCACCGCCGCCACCCGGCCGGGCCCGAGCACCGTGCCGTTCATGTCCGGGGCGTTCCCGAGGATGATCGGGTTGAGCACGACGATGTACGCCATCGTCATGAACGTCACCAGCCCGCCGCGGAGCTCCCTCGCGACGGTCGAGCCGCGGGCACTGATCGCGAAGTACCTGTCGACAGGACCACGCGCTGCCGCGGCGTCGCGTTGAGCGGTCTCACTCATGGCGAACTCCTCGCAGGCGTGCGGCACGCGGACCGGGTGCCGCAGAACAGCCAGACGACGACGTCTACCGGGCACCGAGAAGCCTGCCAGAACGCGTTGCCAGAAGGCGAGCAGATCACCCGTGCGCGCGGGCGGCCGACACGTGAACGTGATGACTCGTCCGGGTAGGCTGGCGGACGTGCCTGACCCACGGCCACGCCACTCCAGCCCGCCACCGCTGCGGCCCAACGCGCTGCTCACGGTGGCGATCATCACCTTGCTGTGGATCGTCGCGCTCGTGGTGCTGTTGGTCTTCGGCCACCTGCTGCCGGTCGACGACCGGTGGTGGCGCTGGGTCTGCGTCGCCGGCATCGCCCTCGGCCTGATCGGCATCGGCTACTTCGCCCGCAGCCCGTTCCGCCGCTGACCCCGTCCTTACGGCCAGGCGTCCAGGCGGGCTTCGGCCAGTAGGTCGGCGATGGGGGTGTCGCCCGACAGGAGGGCGGCCAGCAGGTGGCGCTGCTCCCAGTGCCCGCCCGCCCAGGCGACGCCGCGGGCCAGGCCGGTCAGCGACGCCGCGTGGATCTCGCCGTCGACGTAGCGCCAGTCCGCCGCGGTGCCGTCCACGACCAGCGGGTCGTGTGCCAGGTAGCTGGCAGGCGCGCCTGGCACCACACCGCGCACCAGGTCGGGTACCGGCTCGACGTCGCCGGTGGACTCCACGTGGCCCGACACCAGCTCGCTGGCCAACGGCAGGTCGAGCAACGCCGCCAGCCGCACCACCCGGTCGCGCCGGACGGCCACGACCGGTCGGTCGCCGAGCAACGGCAACAGGTCGGGCGCGTCGAGCACGACGACGTCCGCGGCGTCCACGACCACCGTGCCCGTCCCCTGCACCACCCGCAGCCGCTCCGGCGGCTGGACGTCGACGTCGGGGCCGTCGGCGAGCGCCGAGTAGAGGCCGTGCAGCTGCACCGGCGTCACCGACCGTTCCGCCTCGACCAGCCGCGCCAGCAGGTCCGCCACACCCGACGCCTCGCTGAGCAACGCCGCCACGGTCGTACGCACACCCACCGCCGCGAGCAGCGCGGTGTCGCCGGCCGGCGCCTCGTCGTAGAGCGCCGCGAGCAGCGGGTCCGCGTCGGCCGTACGCAGGTCGGCCGGTCGCCTGCCGTCCACGATCGGGCTGGTGCGCAACCACCACGCGGTGTACGAAGGCACCAGGCTGCGCCGCCCGTCGCCGAGCAGCACGGTGGCCGGCTCCACGATCGCCGCCCGCAACGTCGGCTCGCCGAGCAACCGCAACGCGTCGCCCCAGCGGTCCGGCGCCACCAGGTCGAGATCGCGTACGGCGACGAACTCCACGAGCACCGGCGGCACGTCGTCGGCCGCGCCGAGCACGGCGAGCGTGTCCTCGATCCAGGCGTCCTCGCCGTCGAGGTCGTGGTCGCACTCGTCCGGGTCGAGCGGCAGGTCCTCGTCGCGCACGATGGCGAAGTTCTCCACCACACCCACGCGCGCCAGCGTCTCCCCGCCCCACTGCTCCGCCAGGTCGGCGGCCACCGCGCCGAACGGGGCGTCCGCGGACACCACCTGCGCCATCGGCCCGTCAGGGAGCAGCAGCTCGTCCGCCACCCGCACGTCGCCGTCGCTGTCGCGCAGCGCCAACGCCGCCAACCACGGCTCGTCGCCGGGCTCCAGCGTGCTCGCCCGCACGGCCGGCAGCACCGCGGCCGCCACGACCTCCGGGTCGTCCGCCTCGTACGAGCCGGCCACGGCCGCGCGCACGTGCGGGTCGTCGAGCACCGCGCGCCAGTTGCCTTCCACGGCCCCGAGCCGGCCGAGCAGCGGGTGCACCGCCTCGGCGTCGACGACCCGTACGCCCAGCGCGCTCAACGCCTCGACGTCGAGGTCGGCCGTCGGCAGCAGCACGCCGCGCGGGCCGCGTACCGTACGGCCGTCGGCCAGGGGTACCGGCAGCGCCGGCAGCGCGTCGCGGTCGACGGACTCCAGCTCCGCGTACACCCGCTGCCACCACGCAGGGTCCCGGCGCAGGGTGGCCAGCAGGTCGACGACGTCGCCGAGCCCGAGCTCGCGTACGCCCAGCAACCGCAACGCGGTACCGCGGTGCGACCAACCGGCGGGCAGCAGCCCCGGCAGCACCTCGGCGAGTACGTCGATCAGGCCGGCGGGGACGTCGGCGGCCGTCGCGTCCGGCGGCACCACCGCGGGCCCGGCGGCCGCGGTCGGCAGGAACGCCCGGCCGGGCAGCGCGTCGTGCACCGCCTGCCGCACCTTGCCGTCGAGCACCCCCGCCGACACCGGGCCGGGTACCAGCTCGAGTACGGCCGGGTCGG
The Streptosporangiales bacterium DNA segment above includes these coding regions:
- the galE gene encoding UDP-glucose 4-epimerase GalE is translated as MRVLVTGGAGYIGSHTTLALLEAGHDVMIVDNLTNSYEEAVRRVSELAGREPELHLVDLLDEGALDDLFARMELDAVVHIAGLKAVGESVADPLRYYSTNIGGTLALLRVMQRHDVFRLVFSSSATVYGLHGEAEDMPLHEDLQLGAVNPYGQTKVHIEQILTDVAAADARWRLALLRYFNPVGAHPSGRIGEDPQGVPANLLPFTAQVAIGRRDKLVVFGDDYPTPDGTGVRDYIHVLDLAEGHLAALEHLDEFPGANAWNLGTGTGSSVLEVLHAFERAVGHQLPSVVADRRPGDAAVSYCDPSKAQRDLGWRASRALDEMCADHWRWQQQNPYGYRDPA
- a CDS encoding NCS2 family permease; protein product: MSETAQRDAAAARGPVDRYFAISARGSTVARELRGGLVTFMTMAYIVVLNPIILGNAPDMNGTVLGPGRVAAVTALVAGVLTILMGVVGRYPLALAAGLGINGFVAGLVISKTLSWPEVMGLVVIEGVLVTILVVTGFRTAVFNAIPRQLKTAISVGIGLFIALIGFVDAGFVSRPEQGTVPLQLGVVGQLTGWPIVVFVFGVLLMAVLVARKTRGAILIAIVAATVLAFVVQAIFDIGVAPEEPGGWSNAVPAVPTDPFRLPDLSLIGDVSLFGSFTRISVLAVILLIFSLMLSDFFDTMGTVVGVGAEANLLDEHGRLPGIGRVLFVDSIAAIAGGASSVSSNTTYVESTAGVGEGARTGLASIVTGLLFLLAIFLAPLVEVIPSQAAAPALVVVGFLMMTQVTGIDWKDSGVAIPAFLTIVVMPFTYSIANGIGAGFVSYVVIRVAQRRAREIHPLMWVVGALFALYFAIAPIEKLLGLG
- a CDS encoding MarR family transcriptional regulator, coding for MRLSRRLRAQRAAELDALPATQVAALATLEQHGPLALNELARRERVKPPSMTRIVAQLEQRALVERTAHPTDRRQALFAPTVQGRRLIKEDRKRRDAWLAQRLKELTPAERDALRAAVPVLEKLATA
- a CDS encoding FkbM family methyltransferase codes for the protein MLTARLLHTLAAGTPWVEPEVRGLRRLVGRGDTVIDVGAGLGVYTSVLSQLVGPAGVVLSVEPLPGYYARYDGWLRLRAGANVHRCAVAVADHAHTARVRVPLRRGRPVTGRSFVATGARGLGSNAEFAAHVEHEIPVSTLDDLAARARLGRVDFVKADVEGAELALARGAERIIRTFQPSVLLEVENRHAQRYGHCAKDVVGWFTERGYHVSAWSRGEWRRVSNVRDGCRNYLFQPHWQLPRSRC
- a CDS encoding DUF2530 domain-containing protein, translating into MTRPGRLADVPDPRPRHSSPPPLRPNALLTVAIITLLWIVALVVLLVFGHLLPVDDRWWRWVCVAGIALGLIGIGYFARSPFRR
- a CDS encoding MerR family transcriptional regulator, with the protein product MSGRTGVPIPTIKYYLREGLLPRGERTSPNQAQYDERHESRLRLVRALVEVGGLSIATTRDVLAYLEQPGPTLNQRLGRAVGSITPVKATADEEARSAATEVVDGLVERRGWRINVDHPAYANLVEVVAGLSGAVGEGLLANVDRYAEAAEVVAKEDLALVAQQTDVDAAVETAIVGTVAGDLLLAALRRAAQVNESGRVFGPT
- the thpR gene encoding RNA 2',3'-cyclic phosphodiesterase; the protein is MRLFAALVPPAEVLAEVDEALAEARRQLPELRWESAARMHLTLAFYGEVTDVVAQRLQARLARACSRHPALTLAFAGAGAFPRRARASVFWLAVTGDRQPLVRLAGSLGAAGRRVGLAMDERTYRPHLTVGRAKKQPCDVRAQVAQLEDYRGPDWRATEVALVRSHLGPQPRYETVAAWPLAGG
- a CDS encoding phosphoserine transaminase, which produces MAEEANSPITVPSGLLPADGRFGCGPSKVRPAAVAALADTGTRLLGTSHRQAPIKWLVKQVKEGVQELFGLPDDYQVVLGNGGSTAFWDIAAFSLVRNRSQHCVFGEFSSKFAAATKAAPWLEEPELVQSDPGTHPTPHATGDVDVYALTHNETSTGVAMPVMRIPGANDDSLIVVDATSGAGGLVVDPSEFDVYYFAPQKCFASDGGLWIAAMSPAALERVQEVKASGRYIPTFLDLATAVDNSAKDQTYNTPAVATLFLLADQLGWLNEHGGLTWATERSARSAAHLYSWAEKTPVAEPFVSNPAQRSNVVGTIDFIEGVNTKMLAATLRANGIVDTEPYRKLGRNQLRIGMFPAIDPADVEALTTSIDYILDRL
- a CDS encoding MFS transporter, with the translated sequence MRLPNTFRSLRVRNYRLYWSGAIVSNVGTWMQRIAQDWLVLHLSGNSGVALGVTTGLQFLPLLLFGLWGGVLADRLDKRKLLVATQIAFAVVGVTLGLLNLTGVVEVWHVYALALTFGIVTAVDNPTRQAFVVEMVGQQEVSNAVALNSASFNTARIVGPAVAGVLISLVGTGPVFLINAASYAAVVVGLRLMRADELRLPDRVSREPGQLREGLRYVRERPELLLPIIIVGVVGTFGFNFQITMALMTKEVFGRGAGAFGLLATAMAVGSLTGALLAARRARPRARFFVQAAVLFGVLEIVAGLLPTYETFMAILVPIGVFAISMATTANAYVQMQTRPSMRGRVMSLYMLVFMGGTPIGAPLVGWIAGLLGAQWGLISGGIICVVATVVVTAVLARKQGMRIRPRVRPLPHWDVERTREEDAVVTVTDIDVRTAGQPALASSRQAE